The genomic stretch CACCAACGTCTCATGAGGTAGCAACGAAACAGCTATGTAGTAAAAAAGCCGTTCGCTGAGCGCCTGTGCACAGGCACAGCCGGCGTGGCCGTCAAACACGCCAAACAGCATGCCGCGTGTCTGCAGGCACGTCGCTGCACTTCGCCGGTCCTCGATGGGTGCGTTTGCAGGTAACTGGTTGCTGTCAAAGCCCATGACTGAACTGAGGTTTTTGCCATCAAATTCAGGAACTTTGAAGCTGTACTCATTCGCCTTTAAGATGCTGTCAACCTGAGGTGGGGTCAGGTAGTAGGTGTGCCACACAGCTGAAGCCCTGTAGCCGCGTGACGGATGAAAACCGTATGGCCAAGTTGCACTGGTGCAGGATACAGGAGACTGGCAGGAGTTTTGGCATGTAATGGCGGGTATCAAAATCCGACCGAATTGTCTGCCATGGACAAACCTGAACAGCTGGGAGGTTGCAGCCATGATAATTAGACCTGTAGGTAAACATAGTTCAATTACCAAAAAAATCATTCATAGTGTTTATACACAACTAACAAATCCAGCAGTCCGATCTTCAATATAGTTGAATGAATCTGTCCTTCAAAGATGATCAATTTCTTGGGTCCTCTCTTAAGACATTATGTAACTGGATCTAAAGTCATGGAAAATTCATTCGGTTCAGGATGGGAGAGCAACCAATTGCTATTAATAGTCCCATACCGACACAACATTCTTGTACATGCTGTCCCGCTGACCTGTAACTGCCTCAGTATCACTTACCCATtacataaatgaatgaatggtaTAGTGTTTTTAATACATGTTTAGAGTTGCGAATAAAGCATTTGCACAGTATGTTTATACCCAACACTAGTTAAGAAGAAAACGCCCTCAAGCTGGTTTACATAAGAGCAAGCTATGTGTACAACCAGCATACATGGAGCTCAAACAAATAAGCTGTCATGGCGCGTAACGTTACGTGCATTAAACAGTGCCATCAAAACATGCAACATACAATGACGCACAAAAATTGTGATTTATGGATTAAACGAGTTGCAGATAATGCTGCAAAAGGATAAGACTCGATGGAGTGCTACGCCCCGTCCACATCTCCCAACATACTCGCTGCAAAGTTGCCATATTGTTTACTAGCTTGGGTTTGGTAAGATAAGTTAGATAAATCGCGGGAAAAATGTAGATGTAGTTAAAGTGGTAAATACCACACAGGATCTGGACTGATCGCTGTTTTACTTCGTGTTGCTACAGTGCACGCTACTGCGTGTAAAATGCGCGAGTTGTTTTGTAATAACTGTCTGCTATCGACGTACACTAGGCCTACATGTGGTAGTATTTAGAGTCAAGCGATACATAAAGATCTTACCTGAATATCTTTGCAAGTAATAATGTGATGTTTGATCAGGCTACATTAGTTCATATGCACCCACCCCGCCCGCATCCTGCAAGCCCGCCTCGCCTCTACACAGTACTACAGAATGGACTGGAGTGTAGAGCAGCTGATTGGTGCGCTTACGTAGCTGTTACGTCATCGTCATCAGATAGTAAGCTTGTTCGATTTCCTGCGGCGCTGCTAGAACTGACAGACTGATGACGTTAAAgtgccgcgagagcgagacgaaattacactTCGTATGAGTtctcgaatcgttctcgcggtagtttgacgtcatccggctgtcggtttttgcagcgccgcatgaagtcgaacaagcctatgtACTTAACCTTTCTTTTTCCGGTGTATAGAGCAAAGGATTTGCTCAAAAAAGACCACTTGTTTTACTTAAATATACACCAAAGCTAAATCATGACATAGCAAATTTTTACCTTTAAGTAGAGACATTTTACACGCACAGAGTTTGATAAGCTTCTAATAAAATTTAATGTAACGTAAGCCATATAGGAATCCTTGTATACATCGTGCTTAAAAGGAGAACATAAGAAAAGGGCTGTTTTCATTGTacacatttacacaaaaataatacTGTTATGACATCAAGGCTCATAATTACATCGTGTTTTCCCAGAACAAGCTAAGTTAAGGATTAACTCCACCTCCTTACAAAACTTACCTGGAAGCGACTTCTCTTTCGTGCGTCGCAGATATCAGTTTCCGGACAAAGGCAAAAATGAGTCTGTAAATTGGAGAACAGCCACTTGAAATTATTTTTAGAACCATATTTCTACATTTAGAAGGAAATCACAGCTTTGCAGTATTAATAAGTTAATTACTAAGTTCAGAAAGTGAAAGTACAATTCTGGTAATTTTTGCGTTTGTAAAAGGTGGTAATGGATTTACTATCTGAAGAAGACCTTACTTGCCCCGTGTGCTATGAAATCTTCAAGGATCCTGTTTTTTTGTCATGTGGTCACAATGTCTGTAAGGAATGTCTTCAGCAGCTCTGGAAAACAAAGAATGATCAGCAGTGTCCCATCTGCAGGAGAAGATCCTCTAAAGATGACCCTCCTGGTAATCTTGTGTTGAAAAACATATGCGAGTCGTTGTCACAGAAGAGAAATCAGAAAACTTCATCAGAGTCCTGCAGTGTACACAATGAAAAATTCAAACTTTTTTGCCTGGAAGATCAAGAGCTTGGTTGTTTAGTGTGTAGAGATTCACAAACACATGCCAATCACACATTTCGCCCCATCAGTGAAATTGTTTTATCATCCAAGGTAAgaccatttattttttcatgtgttGGCACTACCAAAGATTTATGTTGATGAAAGAACAATGTTAGTTTTGCTCACGTTGTATGCATAATGTATGTATGTTTAACTTGCTTTACAACTAGAGTTTTACAGATTAAAATCCTTAAATTCTAGGAGGAACTCGTGGCTGCACTGAAAACCTTACAAAACAAACTTAAACACACAGAAGAAAATAAAGAAGAGTATGATTACACAGCTTTCCCATCAAGGTGAATATTTAGAGTCACCTGATCTACACATCTGATCGTGGAAAGAAATGTGGAACTGCAGATGTGATTtaacagatttttattttttgtgcattTCCAAGGATCAGTTTGAACACACTGAGAAACAAATCAAAGAGGAGTTTAAGAAGCTTCGTCAGTTTCTCATAGATGAGGAAGAAGCTACAATCAGTGCACTGAGGAAAGAGGAGGATCAGAAGAGTCAGATGATAAAGAAGAAGCTTGAGAAGATAAACATGGAGATCTCAGTTTTATTAGACATAATAAAAGACACAGAGGAGATAATGAAAGCCAACGACATCTCATTCCTAAATGTGAGTGATTTTGTGGATTTCTTAGCTTCTGTGCATAACAAACTGCTTTCTTATTCAGTGAGACTGCAGTTAACATCAATGGTTcgtgtgttttatttaaatgtaaatttttataaatatattttttgctttatatttttttcagaacTTTAAAGCCACATTGAAAAGGTAAGTGATTCATCATTTCATTGTCTATAGTCTTGACTCAAACACACTGCAGAATTGACTGCTGAATGTTATTTCAGAGCGCAAATGTCACCTCCTTCCTCAGAGATGGTTTCTGGAGAATTGATAAATGTGGCCGATTACCTGGGCAATCTGGGATTCAGAGTTTGGAAAAAGATGCAACAACTTATCCAATACAGTGAGTTTTTGAAGGGCTAAAATCTTACAAACATTAGATACATTTAAATACCCATGAAACAAATAACAATCATTTAAAGTTTGTAGCAATTATTTAATTTCTAATTGTTTTAGGTAATGCTTTAATAAAAATCctcttaaatatttattaacaaaattatttatcttaatttatttaaatgtgaccctgtctgtgaaatccaggctaaagtcttataatctaattatgGTTAGgtgcattaaagtttgatttcactctttgtcatgaccttactcagtcaaaatTAAAGAGATCAGTTACACATCACACCTGGATTACtgtaatacattgtattttAGAGTCTCTCAATCTGCTATTTCTCATCTTTAGTTAGTCCAAAATGTATGACCATTTTACAcccatttttatttctttacatGGCTTCCTGTCAAATACAGATTGatttttaaaggcagggtgcatgatctctgaaagccaatgttgacatttgaaatcacctaaacaaatacgcccctaccccaatagaatctggacctttttttgatagacccgccgccagtgtttttcaaaaatcatgcaccccgcctttaaagttttACTGTTTGTTTACAAAGCCCTTAACTTTCATGTCCCCCAGTACTTAACTGATCTACTGACAACATATCTAGATCTTTAAGTTTCTGTGATTTAGGGTTACTTCCTGTTCCCAGATCCAGACTTAAAAACCGAGGGAATCGTGCGTTTGCCTTTGCTGGCCCGAAAGTGTGGAACAGGTCCCCCCCATATAAGGGCGGCACCCTTTATcgcaattattaaaaataaacttaaaacttTCTTATTTTCCATGGCCGTTCCCTGATcctgtgatttatttttatttttctcaaatTTTAGGCTTTTATTTGTTAACTTTTTATGCTATGTACATCACTTTGGTCTGCTTcagcagtttttaaatgtgctttataaataaacattgatttattgattatattttcacagaatgttcttcacATTATGTAGGTTGATTTACatagaaaacagtaaaacacacaaaaagcTAGCTGGGTTTTAATAGACATTTTGGAGTTTGAAGTCACTTATTCTTAGTTTATATTTTCCACATTACAGAATAATAGTTAACTCATCAAAACTATGGCATAACACAAAGGTAACTGGAAATTATAGTGTGACCAAAAAAGTGTGCAATCTGTCACAGTTCCTGTCTGTGTTTCCCATGTCTTGTTCTCTGTTTTTGTTCACATATCAGCCCCTGTGATTCTGGACCCCAACACTGCATTTCCAGAGCTCATCCTGTCTGATGATCTGACAAGTCTGAAGAAGGACAGCACAGGAGATTCACAAATTCCTTATAATCCAGAAAGATTTGAAAACTATG from Misgurnus anguillicaudatus chromosome 10, ASM2758022v2, whole genome shotgun sequence encodes the following:
- the LOC129448169 gene encoding zinc-binding protein A33, producing MDLLSEEDLTCPVCYEIFKDPVFLSCGHNVCKECLQQLWKTKNDQQCPICRRRSSKDDPPGNLVLKNICESLSQKRNQKTSSESCSVHNEKFKLFCLEDQELGCLVCRDSQTHANHTFRPISEIVLSSKEELVAALKTLQNKLKHTEENKEECDLTDFYFLCISKDQFEHTEKQIKEEFKKLRQFLIDEEEATISALRKEEDQKSQMIKKKLEKINMEISVLLDIIKDTEEIMKANDISFLNNFKATLKRAQMSPPSSEMVSGELINVADYLGNLGFRVWKKMQQLIQYTPVILDPNTAFPELILSDDLTSLKKDSTGDSQIPYNPERFENYACVLGSEGYTSGTHVWDVEVGDNSNWVLGITTESNPRNRDFFKNNVWCVWHRNGKYFSDSPGKPQIPFTVEEKLERVRVQLDWDRTEVSFCDPVTNRCLCTLTTTFTEKVFPFLYNYNANSPLKILPIKVIIKT